The proteins below come from a single Tissierella sp. MB52-C2 genomic window:
- the ileS gene encoding isoleucine--tRNA ligase produces MKRFNELSSEPVKVREHNISKYWEEIDLLHRSVTTRDENKPYVFFEGPPTANGKPGIHHVMSRTLKDLTCRYKTMQGYQVKRKAGWDTHGLPVEIEVEKKLNLKNKHDIESYGLEAFNKQCKDSVFQYEKLWRDMTERMAYLIDLDNPYITLDNNYIESVWWILDKFYKEGLVYEGHKILPYCSRCGTGLASHEVAQGYEEIKTETVIAKFKLKDKDEYFLAWTTTPWTLPSNVALTVNPEVDYLKVKQNDEVYYVGKDLANKVLGEDYEVLEEMKGKDLELIEYEQLIPFIKVDGKAFFVTCADYVTTEDGTGIVHSAPAFGEDDYNTGMKYGLSVIQPVSEDGKFTETPWEGKFVMDADPDIIGWLRENGKLYKKERVAHNYPHCWRCKTPLLYYAKPSWYIEITKLKDKLIENNNGVNWYPDFVGEKRFGNWLENLNDWAISRSRYWGTPLPIWRCGDCGHTASVGSRAELVEKAIEDIDTSIELHRPYVDDIHLKCEKCNGKMTREKDVVDVWFDSGAMPFAQHHYPFEHKDDFDSLFPADFICEGIDQTRGWFYSLLAISTFVTGKSPYKNVLVNDLVLDKEGKKMSKSRGNTVDPFDLFDRYGADVLRWYVIYVSPPWTPTKFDEDGLREVESKFFRSIRNVYNFFSLYANTDGINPREFFIEYKDRPEIDRWILSKYNSLLKEVKANMDIFELTKVVRDIQEFIIEDLSNWYIRRNRRRFWSTELDDDKKAVYNTTYEILVGLCKMVAPFVPFISEEIYQNLTEDESVHLAYYPEVNEELINREVEEKMDLVRDLVGLGRASRESVKIKVRQPLKEVVIDGKYEEQIKDLVPLIMEELNVKEVVFEKDLSQFMNYSLKPNFKVAGSILGKKIKSFGKALGELNAHETVEKLESGEKLVLNLDGEDTEIEKDYVLVTISSKEGFDVAMENNLFVILDTTLTPDLVNEGYAREFVSKIQQMRKSNGYEVLDNINIFYDGSDEIQTAVDEYTEFIKSETLAKSIEKVTEEDLEKQDLNGQMTGIRLEKTE; encoded by the coding sequence GTGAAAAGATTTAATGAGTTATCAAGTGAACCCGTTAAAGTACGTGAGCATAATATAAGCAAGTACTGGGAAGAAATAGATTTGCTTCATAGATCTGTAACTACAAGGGATGAAAATAAGCCATATGTATTCTTTGAAGGGCCTCCTACAGCCAATGGAAAGCCAGGAATACACCATGTAATGTCTAGAACTTTAAAGGATTTAACTTGTAGATATAAAACTATGCAAGGATACCAAGTAAAGAGAAAAGCAGGATGGGATACCCATGGACTTCCAGTAGAGATTGAAGTGGAAAAGAAATTAAACTTAAAGAATAAACATGATATTGAATCCTACGGATTAGAAGCATTTAATAAACAATGTAAAGATTCTGTTTTCCAGTATGAAAAGCTTTGGAGAGATATGACAGAAAGAATGGCATATCTAATAGACTTAGATAATCCTTATATAACTTTAGACAATAATTATATCGAATCAGTATGGTGGATATTAGATAAATTCTATAAAGAAGGATTAGTATATGAAGGACATAAAATATTACCATATTGCTCAAGATGTGGTACAGGGCTTGCGTCCCATGAGGTCGCACAAGGCTATGAAGAAATCAAGACAGAAACTGTAATAGCAAAGTTTAAGCTAAAGGATAAAGATGAATACTTCCTAGCTTGGACAACAACACCTTGGACGTTGCCTTCCAATGTTGCTTTAACAGTAAATCCAGAAGTAGATTATCTAAAGGTAAAACAAAATGATGAAGTTTATTATGTAGGTAAGGATTTAGCAAATAAGGTATTAGGTGAGGACTATGAAGTATTAGAAGAAATGAAGGGTAAAGACTTAGAATTAATAGAATATGAGCAATTAATTCCATTTATAAAAGTAGATGGAAAAGCATTCTTTGTAACTTGTGCTGATTATGTAACGACTGAAGACGGAACAGGAATAGTTCACTCTGCTCCAGCCTTTGGTGAAGATGACTATAATACTGGAATGAAATATGGATTATCAGTTATTCAACCGGTATCTGAAGATGGAAAATTCACTGAAACACCATGGGAAGGCAAATTCGTAATGGATGCTGATCCAGATATTATAGGGTGGTTAAGAGAAAATGGAAAGCTATATAAGAAGGAAAGAGTAGCACATAATTATCCGCATTGTTGGAGATGTAAGACTCCACTTCTATATTATGCAAAACCTTCTTGGTATATAGAAATAACTAAATTAAAAGATAAATTAATAGAAAATAATAATGGTGTAAACTGGTATCCAGATTTTGTTGGAGAAAAAAGATTTGGAAACTGGTTGGAAAACTTAAATGACTGGGCGATTTCAAGAAGTAGATATTGGGGTACACCTCTACCTATTTGGAGATGTGGAGATTGTGGTCATACTGCTTCTGTAGGTTCAAGAGCTGAACTTGTAGAAAAAGCTATTGAAGATATAGATACAAGTATAGAACTTCACAGACCATATGTAGATGATATTCATTTAAAATGTGAAAAATGTAATGGAAAGATGACTAGGGAAAAAGATGTAGTAGATGTTTGGTTTGACAGTGGTGCTATGCCATTTGCGCAACATCACTATCCATTTGAGCATAAAGATGATTTTGATTCATTATTCCCAGCAGACTTTATTTGTGAAGGTATAGATCAAACTAGAGGATGGTTCTATTCACTACTTGCCATATCAACTTTTGTAACAGGAAAATCACCATATAAAAATGTGTTGGTTAATGACTTAGTATTAGACAAAGAAGGAAAGAAAATGTCTAAATCTAGGGGAAATACTGTAGATCCATTTGATTTATTTGATAGATATGGGGCAGATGTTCTAAGATGGTATGTAATCTATGTATCTCCACCATGGACACCAACGAAATTTGATGAAGATGGACTTAGAGAAGTAGAAAGTAAATTCTTTAGATCCATAAGAAATGTATATAATTTCTTCTCATTATATGCAAATACAGATGGTATAAATCCAAGAGAATTTTTCATCGAATACAAAGATAGACCAGAAATCGACAGATGGATACTTTCAAAATATAATAGTTTATTAAAAGAAGTAAAGGCAAATATGGATATTTTTGAACTAACAAAAGTAGTAAGAGATATTCAAGAATTTATAATAGAGGATCTATCTAATTGGTATATCAGAAGAAATAGAAGAAGATTCTGGTCAACTGAATTAGATGACGATAAAAAAGCTGTATATAATACAACTTATGAAATACTTGTAGGTTTATGTAAAATGGTAGCTCCATTTGTACCATTTATTTCCGAGGAAATATATCAAAACTTGACAGAAGATGAATCAGTACATTTAGCATATTATCCAGAAGTAAATGAAGAATTAATAAATAGAGAAGTAGAAGAAAAGATGGATTTAGTAAGGGACTTAGTAGGGCTTGGCCGTGCATCTCGTGAATCAGTAAAGATAAAAGTACGTCAACCACTTAAAGAAGTAGTTATAGATGGAAAATATGAAGAACAAATCAAAGACTTAGTTCCATTAATCATGGAGGAGTTAAATGTTAAAGAAGTAGTATTTGAAAAGGATTTATCTCAATTTATGAACTACTCCCTAAAACCAAATTTTAAGGTAGCAGGTTCAATACTTGGAAAGAAAATTAAATCCTTTGGAAAAGCTTTAGGAGAACTAAATGCCCATGAAACAGTAGAAAAACTAGAATCAGGTGAGAAACTAGTATTAAATTTAGATGGAGAAGATACAGAAATTGAAAAGGATTATGTATTAGTTACTATATCATCTAAAGAAGGTTTTGATGTGGCTATGGAAAACAATCTATTTGTAATTCTAGACACAACTCTTACTCCTGATTTAGTAAATGAAGGGTATGCAAGGGAATTTGTATCTAAGATACAGCAAATGAGAAAGAGTAATGGCTATGAAGTTCTAGATAATATAAATATATTCTATGATGGATCTGACGAGATCCAAACAGCAGTAGATGAATATACAGAGTTCATTAAATCTGAAACTTTAGCTAAATCTATAGAAAAAGTGACAGAAGAAGATTTAGAAAAACAGGATTTAAATGGACAAATGACAGGAATAAGGTTAGAAAAGACAGAATAG
- a CDS encoding GNAT family N-acetyltransferase, whose protein sequence is MFKVDKLSSEAIDNLTYDDSPNFSGIVAGECKGDMWVDDLDNPNIALVYSFAVGSFSILGEPSNIQIYSKFKDFILDSMFDQLKSKGINYFEFSVESEKAKPYILDIFNNRDIQSEDEYVFRKNDKYNGNIMVPDGYEIFKVDYECLKKLESGLFENKDFLVERLLESWGNYDNFLNKSIGYVAVNQNRVVSVIIGTARFKNIIPIDIETENSHRKKGLALALTRYFINECVDIGVMAQWDCMDSNIASRKTAERVGFQFLKKNKVYWFDF, encoded by the coding sequence TTGTTTAAAGTAGATAAACTTAGCTCAGAAGCTATTGATAATTTAACATATGATGATAGTCCAAATTTTTCAGGAATTGTTGCTGGAGAATGTAAAGGTGATATGTGGGTTGATGACTTAGATAATCCTAATATTGCATTGGTGTATTCATTTGCAGTAGGTAGTTTTTCAATATTAGGAGAACCTAGTAATATTCAGATATATAGCAAATTTAAAGATTTTATTTTGGATAGTATGTTTGACCAGTTAAAGAGTAAAGGTATTAATTATTTTGAGTTTTCCGTTGAATCGGAGAAAGCAAAACCATATATATTAGATATATTTAATAATAGAGATATTCAGAGTGAAGATGAATATGTATTTCGAAAGAATGATAAATATAATGGAAATATTATGGTCCCAGATGGATATGAGATATTTAAAGTTGATTATGAATGCTTAAAGAAGTTAGAAAGTGGTCTATTTGAAAATAAGGATTTTTTAGTTGAAAGATTATTAGAATCCTGGGGTAATTATGACAATTTCTTAAATAAAAGCATAGGGTATGTGGCAGTAAATCAAAATAGAGTAGTTTCTGTTATTATTGGAACAGCTAGGTTTAAAAATATAATTCCAATTGATATTGAAACTGAAAATAGTCACAGGAAAAAAGGATTAGCTCTTGCTTTGACGCGTTACTTCATAAATGAATGTGTAGATATTGGAGTTATGGCACAATGGGATTGTATGGATTCTAACATAGCTTCAAGGAAAACAGCTGAAAGAGTTGGATTTCAGTTCTTGAAAAAAAATAAGGTTTATTGGTTTGACTTTTAG
- a CDS encoding alpha/beta fold hydrolase produces the protein MERVIFKNSRNLNLVGHLYPSTFESIIIMCHGFMSNKHSKGRFERLATAFSKSGYSALLFDFSGCGESDDDILTVEKEVDDLKSAIQFVKSKGYKKIALYGHSLGTLICLKNYTPEIITMVLSGAATDSMKYNWYEFFTKEQMEELEEKGYLTQYTPQELRKKTIIDERILKDFELIDQRELLKDVNCPVLIIHGNNDEEEKLLYERSKAAMALLSNDSKLEVIDGADHSFLEHFHIVIKLATEWFTKHLG, from the coding sequence ATGGAACGAGTCATATTTAAGAATTCAAGGAACTTAAACTTAGTTGGGCACCTATACCCATCTACTTTTGAATCAATAATTATAATGTGTCATGGATTTATGTCGAACAAGCATTCAAAGGGACGATTTGAAAGGCTTGCTACAGCATTTAGCAAATCAGGCTACAGTGCTTTACTTTTTGACTTTAGTGGATGTGGAGAAAGTGATGATGATATTTTAACTGTTGAAAAAGAAGTAGATGATTTGAAGTCTGCAATTCAATTTGTAAAGTCAAAAGGATATAAAAAAATTGCACTTTATGGTCATAGTCTTGGAACTCTTATTTGTTTAAAAAATTATACTCCTGAGATAATAACAATGGTTTTATCAGGTGCTGCAACTGATTCTATGAAGTATAACTGGTATGAATTCTTTACAAAAGAACAAATGGAAGAACTGGAGGAAAAGGGATATTTGACACAGTATACGCCACAAGAACTAAGAAAAAAGACTATAATTGATGAAAGAATTCTAAAAGATTTTGAGTTGATTGATCAGAGGGAGCTATTAAAGGATGTTAATTGTCCAGTTCTAATAATTCATGGGAATAATGATGAAGAAGAAAAATTACTCTACGAAAGATCCAAAGCAGCAATGGCATTGCTTTCAAATGACTCAAAATTAGAAGTTATTGATGGAGCAGATCATAGTTTCCTTGAGCATTTTCATATAGTAATAAAATTAGCTACGGAATGGTTTACAAAACATCTTGGTTAA
- a CDS encoding class I SAM-dependent methyltransferase — protein MKNKIAWEYRAYEFWNLRDGNPKDKAIQIKKDPLRCLKKHQKYFHNIKDLKIANLCGSNGRKAVPLAIMGAQVTVFDISEENMRYALELAESAETSIDYILGDIYDIDIQKYKDYFDILYLEGGILHYFIDINEFARILYQISKNNAKLVLSDFHPYRKIIPIGQGGASSLHTDGNYFDCDIHDGEVAYAVQFDKDEQKDFPTCHLRYYTLSEIINAVICAGFVLKEFFEHPSWNDSKIPGEFTIYAEKLE, from the coding sequence ATGAAAAATAAGATTGCATGGGAGTATCGTGCTTATGAGTTCTGGAATCTGCGTGATGGGAATCCTAAAGATAAAGCGATTCAGATAAAAAAAGATCCTTTGAGATGCCTAAAAAAACATCAAAAGTATTTTCATAATATCAAAGATTTAAAAATTGCTAATCTCTGTGGATCAAATGGTCGAAAAGCTGTTCCATTAGCAATTATGGGTGCACAGGTTACAGTGTTTGACATATCCGAAGAAAATATGAGATATGCTCTCGAATTAGCAGAAAGTGCAGAGACGTCAATTGATTATATCCTAGGGGACATTTATGATATTGATATTCAAAAATATAAAGATTATTTTGATATTTTATATCTAGAAGGTGGCATTTTGCATTACTTTATCGACATTAATGAATTTGCCAGAATATTGTATCAAATATCTAAGAACAATGCAAAGCTTGTATTAAGTGACTTTCATCCCTATAGAAAGATAATCCCAATAGGGCAGGGAGGAGCGAGTTCATTACATACAGATGGAAACTATTTTGACTGTGATATCCATGATGGTGAAGTAGCATATGCAGTCCAATTTGATAAAGATGAACAGAAGGATTTTCCAACTTGTCATCTTAGATACTATACGTTAAGTGAGATAATTAACGCTGTAATTTGTGCCGGTTTTGTACTGAAAGAATTCTTTGAACACCCGAGTTGGAATGATAGTAAAATACCAGGAGAATTTACTATATATGCAGAAAAATTAGAATAG
- a CDS encoding alpha/beta hydrolase, which translates to MKNVEEVRYKNERSKIKEYELFSKYYINGSPTVLFEAGMGDSSEVWTHIQNKISLLTTTFSYDRAGIGRSDTSVIPRTCLDIIEDLSELLQRVSVKPPFILVGHSFGGMVSRLFASIYPNLIVGIILVDAAPEYKELAFEKVLPNHLKASNREYYSNPMINSEKIDKIESYKQVDKHKCVFEFPLTVITRGLPDNYKKDWPNQEILDVEQKLQFEFKKLSSDSKIIVAKKSRHYIQNDEPELIVDVITEIVNKYRVGQVSNII; encoded by the coding sequence ATGAAAAATGTAGAAGAAGTTAGATATAAAAATGAACGAAGCAAAATTAAGGAATATGAGCTGTTTAGTAAGTATTATATAAATGGATCGCCAACAGTATTATTTGAGGCTGGAATGGGTGATAGCAGTGAAGTATGGACCCATATTCAAAATAAGATATCATTACTTACTACAACTTTTTCTTATGATAGAGCAGGAATAGGTAGAAGTGATACTTCAGTAATTCCTCGTACATGTCTAGATATTATAGAGGATCTGTCTGAGCTTTTGCAAAGAGTATCAGTTAAGCCCCCTTTTATTTTAGTCGGGCATTCTTTCGGAGGAATGGTGTCAAGATTGTTTGCAAGTATTTATCCAAATTTAATAGTGGGGATAATATTAGTGGACGCTGCTCCCGAATATAAAGAATTAGCTTTTGAAAAAGTTTTACCTAATCACTTAAAAGCTTCAAACAGAGAATATTACAGTAATCCAATGATTAATTCTGAAAAAATTGATAAAATCGAAAGCTATAAGCAAGTAGATAAACATAAGTGTGTGTTTGAATTTCCATTAACAGTAATAACTCGAGGGTTACCTGATAATTATAAAAAAGATTGGCCTAACCAAGAAATTCTAGATGTAGAGCAAAAGCTTCAATTTGAATTTAAGAAATTATCTAGTGATAGTAAAATTATTGTAGCAAAGAAAAGTAGACACTATATACAAAATGATGAACCAGAATTAATTGTGGATGTAATAACAGAAATAGTTAATAAATACAGAGTCGGGCAAGTGTCAAACATCATCTAA
- a CDS encoding HAD family hydrolase, with product MFLWEKFEQAESEDGKKHFFDVWQKTTALRRINHPKYAIMLGDNLQSDIEPAQKLGLAGIWLNKSLTLSDTGIKSDNEISKLKELLDLL from the coding sequence ATATTCCTTTGGGAGAAGTTCGAACAAGCTGAGTCTGAAGATGGAAAAAAACATTTCTTTGATGTATGGCAAAAGACCACGGCTTTAAGAAGAATTAATCATCCAAAATATGCTATAATGTTAGGAGATAATCTTCAAAGTGACATTGAGCCAGCACAAAAATTAGGTTTGGCTGGAATATGGTTAAATAAGAGTCTTACTTTAAGTGATACTGGCATTAAGTCTGATAATGAAATATCTAAATTGAAAGAATTGCTAGATTTATTGTAG
- the lepB gene encoding signal peptidase I, producing the protein MKKINGKTIIREVLEWSLYLTVSFVIVLFLNTEVYALTEVKQWSMENTLFEGERLYIDKISYHFSEPQFGDIVVFLQGEINEGFNDRIITALEDIKMKFQGEPRRNRFIKRVIGVPGDKIDIQDEKVYVNDKLLEETYVKGNTINSTVEYPVIVPEGQLFVMGDNREHSNDSRAFGLVDYKSIEGKAIFRFWPINKLGDIK; encoded by the coding sequence ATGAAAAAAATAAATGGAAAGACCATTATAAGAGAGGTATTGGAATGGAGTTTATATTTAACTGTATCATTTGTGATTGTATTATTTCTTAATACTGAGGTATATGCGTTAACTGAAGTGAAACAATGGTCTATGGAGAATACTTTGTTTGAAGGAGAAAGGCTATATATAGATAAGATTTCTTATCATTTTTCAGAGCCTCAATTTGGAGATATTGTTGTATTTCTTCAAGGTGAAATAAATGAAGGCTTTAATGATAGAATTATAACTGCATTAGAAGATATAAAAATGAAGTTTCAAGGAGAACCTCGTAGGAATAGGTTTATTAAAAGAGTAATTGGAGTTCCAGGAGACAAAATTGATATTCAAGATGAAAAAGTATATGTAAATGATAAACTACTAGAAGAGACATACGTTAAAGGTAATACAATTAATAGTACCGTAGAATATCCCGTTATTGTACCTGAAGGGCAACTATTTGTAATGGGAGATAATAGAGAACATAGTAATGATAGTAGGGCATTTGGTCTTGTGGATTATAAGAGTATTGAGGGTAAAGCAATATTTAGATTTTGGCCAATTAATAAACTAGGAGATATAAAATAG
- a CDS encoding GyrI-like domain-containing protein, which yields MKFRIISLPAFKAASSGVDKNFDFSPSGVLGKFNDYFSIIKPSDRDSFLPRDFLYFDEENQGLIWIFALSEDIDSGGNEVIDFDGGFYLTYAYKDGDDDIRTKLYNEALKYIEESEVFELDIRPNHYSMGHIITPPEIIEAQGWAQMEAFIPIKLKDN from the coding sequence ATGAAGTTTAGAATTATATCATTGCCAGCATTTAAAGCAGCTTCTTCAGGTGTGGATAAGAATTTTGATTTTTCTCCATCAGGTGTTTTAGGGAAATTCAATGACTATTTTTCTATCATCAAACCATCTGATAGGGATAGTTTTTTGCCACGAGATTTCTTATACTTTGATGAAGAAAATCAGGGACTTATATGGATATTTGCACTTAGCGAAGATATAGATAGTGGTGGAAATGAAGTAATTGATTTTGACGGAGGTTTTTACCTGACATACGCATACAAAGATGGCGATGACGATATTAGGACAAAACTCTATAATGAAGCTTTAAAATATATTGAAGAATCGGAGGTCTTTGAACTAGACATAAGACCAAATCATTATTCCATGGGACATATTATTACTCCTCCCGAAATTATTGAAGCTCAAGGCTGGGCTCAAATGGAAGCCTTTATTCCAATTAAGTTAAAAGATAATTAA